The following are encoded together in the Salvia hispanica cultivar TCC Black 2014 chromosome 6, UniMelb_Shisp_WGS_1.0, whole genome shotgun sequence genome:
- the LOC125196278 gene encoding zinc finger CCCH domain-containing protein 34-like isoform X1: MERYSGIQAMEAVPADPVAEWAAVGGETGLEEPMWQLGLGGGPESYPERPDEPDCIYYLRTGFCGYGNRCRFNHPRDRGTAMGALRAGGGEYPERVGQPICQYYMRTGMCKFGGSCKYHHPKQGVGSSAPAALNIYGYPLRPGEKECSYYVKTGQCKFGVTCKFHHPQPAGIPMPAPPGPGSLTASAAMPTPAMYPAGPSPSVHQPSQQYGVIQGNWPVARPAMLQGSYVPGSYGHMILPPGVVPIPGWTPYPAPVSPAASPSTQQTIGTAPIYGITQLSPSATAYTGSYLSVTSSAGPSSGSQKEQAFPERPGQPECQYYIRNGDCKFGATCKYHHPPEWSASRTSYVLSPMGLPLRPGAPLCSHYAQNGVCKFGPSCKFDHPMRSLSYSPSASSLTDMPVAPYPVGSTTATLAPSSSSSDLRPELLSGFSKNLPSSQISSMSSSSASVGSIFSNTGALPQSYVQQSGQGSVSSSGGSSASHGGETHASS; this comes from the exons ATGGAGAGATACAGCGGGATCCAGGCAATGGAGGCAGTACCAGCGGATCCGGTGGCGGAATGGGCGGCAGTGGGCGGAGAAACCGGGCTCGAAG AGCCTATGTGGCAATTGGGCCTTGGTGGAGGGCCCGAATCCTACCCGGAGAGGCCCGATGAGCCCGATTGTATCTATTACTTGAGGACTGGTTTCTGTGGCTACGGCAATCGCTGCCGGTTCAATCATCCCCGGGATCGTGGCACG GCTATGGGAGCTCTCAGAGCTGGTGGAGGTGAGTACCCCGAACGTGTTGGCCAACCAATCTGTCAG TACTACATGCGCACAGGAATGTGTAAATTTGGTGGTTCATGCAAGTATCATCATCCAAAGCAAGGAGTTGGCTCTTCAGCTCCTGCAGCGCTGAATATTTATGGATATCCTCTGCGTCCG GGAGAAAAAGAATGTTCGTATTATGTAAAGACAGGGCAGTGCAAGTTTGGTGTCACCtgtaaatttcatcacccacaGCCGGCCGGGATACCAATGCCAGCCCCTCCTGGTCCTGGGTCTTTGACTGCCTCAGCAGCTATGCCAACACCAGCTATGTATCCAGCTGGACCTTCTCCTTCTGTTCATCAACCTTCCCAACAATATGGGGTTATTCAAGGCAACTGGCCAGTTGCCAGGCCTGCTATGCTTCAAGGCTCTTATGTTCCTGGAAGTTACGGTCATATGATCCTCCCCCCTGGAGTCGTTCCTATTCCTGGCTGGACTCCCTATCCG GCACCTGTTAGTCCCGCGGCTTCACCAAGTACTCAACAAACAATTGGTACAGCCCCGATCTATGGGATAACACAGTTGTCTCCTTCGGCTACTGCCTATACAGGGTCGTACCTTTCCGTTACATCTTCTGCTGGACCATCAAGTGGCAGTCAAAAAGAACAAGCATTTCCCGAAAGACCTGGCCAACCAGAATGTCAGTACTATATAAGGAATGGGGACTGTAAATTTGGAGCTACATGTAAATATCATCATCCACCAGAATGGAGTGCGTCAAGGACCAGTTATGTACTTAGCCCAATGGGTCTGCCACTACGCCCA GGTGCACCACTTTGTTCTCACTATGCACAAAATGGAGTGTGCAAATTTGGGCCCTCTTGCAAATTTGATCATCCTATGAGATCTTTGAGCTACAGCCCTTCTGCATCATCTCTGACCGACATGCCAGTTGCTCCTTACCCGGTGGGATCCACAACTGCAACTCTGGCTCcatcatcctcatcatcaGATCTAAGGCCTGAGCTGCTTTCTGGGTTCAGTAAAAACCTGCCCTCGTCACAAATTTCATCTATGAGCAGCTCAAGTGCATCAGTTGGTTCAATATTCTCAAATACTGGGGCTCTTCCTCAATCGTACGTTCAGCAGTCCGGCCAGGGCTCTGTATCTTCAAGTGGTGGCAGTAGTGCAAGTCATGGTGGTGAGACACACGCATCAAGCTGA
- the LOC125196278 gene encoding zinc finger CCCH domain-containing protein 58-like isoform X2 codes for MERYSGIQAMEAVPADPVAEWAAVGGETGLEEPMWQLGLGGGPESYPERPDEPDCIYYLRTGFCGYGNRCRFNHPRDRGTAMGALRAGGGEYPERVGQPICQYYMRTGMCKFGGSCKYHHPKQGVGSSAPAALNIYGYPLRPGEKECSYYVKTGQCKFGVTCKFHHPQPAGIPMPAPPGPGSLTASAAMPTPAMYPAGPSPSVHQPSQQYGVIQGNWPVARPAMLQGSYVPGSYGHMILPPGVVPIPGWTPYPAPVSPAASPSTQQTIGTAPIYGITQLSPSATAYTGSYLSVTSSAGPSSGSQKEQAFPERPGQPECQYYIRNGDCKFGATCKYHHPPEWSASRTSYVLSPMGLPLRP; via the exons ATGGAGAGATACAGCGGGATCCAGGCAATGGAGGCAGTACCAGCGGATCCGGTGGCGGAATGGGCGGCAGTGGGCGGAGAAACCGGGCTCGAAG AGCCTATGTGGCAATTGGGCCTTGGTGGAGGGCCCGAATCCTACCCGGAGAGGCCCGATGAGCCCGATTGTATCTATTACTTGAGGACTGGTTTCTGTGGCTACGGCAATCGCTGCCGGTTCAATCATCCCCGGGATCGTGGCACG GCTATGGGAGCTCTCAGAGCTGGTGGAGGTGAGTACCCCGAACGTGTTGGCCAACCAATCTGTCAG TACTACATGCGCACAGGAATGTGTAAATTTGGTGGTTCATGCAAGTATCATCATCCAAAGCAAGGAGTTGGCTCTTCAGCTCCTGCAGCGCTGAATATTTATGGATATCCTCTGCGTCCG GGAGAAAAAGAATGTTCGTATTATGTAAAGACAGGGCAGTGCAAGTTTGGTGTCACCtgtaaatttcatcacccacaGCCGGCCGGGATACCAATGCCAGCCCCTCCTGGTCCTGGGTCTTTGACTGCCTCAGCAGCTATGCCAACACCAGCTATGTATCCAGCTGGACCTTCTCCTTCTGTTCATCAACCTTCCCAACAATATGGGGTTATTCAAGGCAACTGGCCAGTTGCCAGGCCTGCTATGCTTCAAGGCTCTTATGTTCCTGGAAGTTACGGTCATATGATCCTCCCCCCTGGAGTCGTTCCTATTCCTGGCTGGACTCCCTATCCG GCACCTGTTAGTCCCGCGGCTTCACCAAGTACTCAACAAACAATTGGTACAGCCCCGATCTATGGGATAACACAGTTGTCTCCTTCGGCTACTGCCTATACAGGGTCGTACCTTTCCGTTACATCTTCTGCTGGACCATCAAGTGGCAGTCAAAAAGAACAAGCATTTCCCGAAAGACCTGGCCAACCAGAATGTCAGTACTATATAAGGAATGGGGACTGTAAATTTGGAGCTACATGTAAATATCATCATCCACCAGAATGGAGTGCGTCAAGGACCAGTTATGTACTTAGCCCAATGGGTCTGCCACTACGCCCA TAA
- the LOC125196279 gene encoding ethylene-responsive transcription factor ERF086-like, whose protein sequence is MSSHKPSHEKPFTLFEPILTDTGFTLLQRNTAAAAQPGDRRGRKKQAEPGRFLGVRRRPWGRYAAEIRDPTTKERHWLGTFDTAQEAALAYDRAALSIKGTQARTNFIYSDQTTFHSLLTPFQLQSFLQPSPQTTKHHATTNTASLDIPRGPVHNTCHSHESSSPNDDQESFFNLSKSDTSSGYLDCIVPNNYLNPSPNTNSSKNQENSLSSQNYQENLFDSASADVSTYQEFDYGLWDSQQQWELSSCELSAMINNPNNMEENRGDFDQMMSNAATNNSNNSAASCSSFYPCFGDSADLGQSLF, encoded by the coding sequence ATGTCATCACATAAACCCTCCCATGAAAAACCCTTCACCCTCTTTGAGCCCATCCTCACTGACACAGGCTTCACCCTTCTCCAGCGCAACACGGCGGCAGCGGCGCAGCCAGGCGACCGCCGGGGCCGCAAGAAACAGGCGGAGCCGGGGCGGTTCCTGGGCGTGCGGCGGCGTCCGTGGGGCCGGTACGCGGCGGAGATTCGGGACCCAACCACCAAGGAGAGGCACTGGCTGGGCACCTTTGACACTGCTCAAGAGGCTGCACTGGCCTATGATAGGGCAGCCCTCTCCATCAAAGGCACTCAAGCAAGAACCAACTTCATCTACTCTGATCAAACCACTTTCCACTCCCTCTTAACCCCTTTTCAACTCCAATCCTTCTTGCAGCCATCACCACAAACTACCAAACACCATGCCACCACCAACACTGCGAGCCTCGACATTCCTCGGGGCCCGGTCCACAACACGTGTCATTCCCATGAATCTTCATCACCCAATGATGATCAAGAAAGTTTCTTCAACTTGTCCAAATCTGACACAAGCTCTGGCTACTTGGATTGCATTGTCCCAAACAACTACTTGAACCCTTCTCCTAACACCAACTCAAGCAAGAATCAAGAAAACTCTCTCTCATCACAGAATTATCAAGAAAACCTCTTTGATTCGGCGTCAGCAGATGTTTCTACATACCAAGAATTCGACTACGGATTGTGGGACAGCCAGCAGCAGTGGGAGCTGAGTTCTTGTGAGCTCTCAGCAATGATTAACAATCCCAATAATATGGAAGAGAATAGGGGAGATTTTGATCAAATGATGAGTAATGCAGCAACTAATAATAGCAATAACTCTGCAGCAAGTTGCTCATCTTTTTATCCTTGTTTTGGGGATTCAGCTGACTTGGGACAGTCTCTATTTTGA